In Planctomycetia bacterium, one DNA window encodes the following:
- a CDS encoding tetratricopeptide repeat protein: protein MAKKLNRNLIGGLALFGMLLVGLAGFALLRSLPGHDPKVYESQAKELQEKGELDRAAQTFVRAFQRDPQKNPEYLIMAARCYEEMGLLQEVRQLISEARKKDPMLKSALEMSVELEMEVAKMVGGTMSWTRVKEEAEKLLEINAQSPAGKAAYGIALGNLRGDDERMAEQARTALREAWKIDPGNASVVEALVIGEIGSTLAKVTERDREESRRLVQEGDAIISQSLAAVTDKSTKDYSALKRMEGLYKTLTATLPGMRDDARLAEGLSLLEQLASTDTVSCDAALTLANLKLGISGANLPRDVEGAERAIRAAMERFPRDGRPYLMLGQILQMKRSTEQDPAKRMAMMEAEAKVFQDGLANVPRAKAFKKQMDNFYRALYFRELTTQELDKSQLPGASEADRKAALAAAEEWINKLKAEEDPQSLVVRTLTAALLNARGDYVRATAEAEAADRLLGAAQDLQLQLLLADLYFRQQQWGNARKSLERALATRRDMPLIYIRLAQAHLAMNDATTAIQYLKVTKPDSVRTALETSQFATQLRVEAYRQLNQIALAEEENKKLTDVGPESKLREAQLLITAKRYKDAEDKLKEILKTSPPDVSAARMLVQMYRDTEREADARKLVDELVRANPDLRVFQGMKIALSTSDEATRDAEMIAFIEGEKDALTRETMLADFYLSRQKWADAMKRLDAAEAIQPNNPGVIDRQFRAAVLAEDWDRANKYVLKDGELNLDGSGGRIAQGRLALARGETEKAVELMRAGLAAFPSNSMGWTFLAEAYIAMGNRSEARTALARALEVNPTNGFANRAMAELALREGDEKTAEKYLEAASRVMQDEPWVKRQVQIMKERDNPEQGIASRERVRKEDPRNLENLVLLARLYASPKVAQFDKATEVYREALEVSKNDLSLAREFAAFLGREDVNRPAEGDALLVGLLRNAEGDRPLQAKISVALGQFCESQKQFATADRHFRFAVEWDPSPPILNACGEFYARTNRHKEAAEYYKRLCDVAKDDARVLQETRGRLCALYLAMGDLDEAKVNIDDYVKQYPNEAQGLIYLGAYHRIGGDIQKAKEAFDRLLEKQPDNATALWQRGQLNMLQGRWQPAMDDLLKAKAYSPREFFYQHRIMLANVLLEMDQGAAAITELKSILSDDPGNELAIQALVDAYCTMRPPRFQEAENLLLTVMREQPKEYQWPMLLGRVAEREAAGKSPEEIREGARKAAKAYEQAAELSRYRAETVSALFRVCKHADNPQAIISYADSKLSTRLLMSMPPELAMVGWAYSRVGQRERCLEKFDQAMSAAGQDFIVYSKVVNEMIGALGKDETLKRVRAQAEASPENIDKQKALVHMLHADQKPDEAIALCDRIYKQAVRNEDKLFALVGAGMLLEQLKRYDEAKTKYEEALKIDSNEPTALNNLAYLLADRMKKPAEALPYAEQANRLHRRSNANVLDTLGWIQAEMGRLREAAGTLLRALEIDRDNIAAQYHLGVIHKRLGEREEAIARLKSARKAIENQRSDTFAKEVEAELRELEGGTGS from the coding sequence ATGGCGAAGAAGCTGAATCGCAATTTGATCGGGGGGTTGGCGTTGTTTGGGATGCTGCTGGTGGGCCTGGCGGGTTTTGCCCTGCTGCGCAGCCTGCCCGGGCACGACCCGAAGGTGTATGAATCGCAGGCGAAGGAACTCCAGGAGAAGGGCGAACTGGACCGCGCCGCGCAGACCTTTGTCCGGGCGTTTCAGCGCGATCCGCAGAAGAACCCCGAGTATCTGATCATGGCGGCCCGCTGTTACGAGGAGATGGGCCTTCTTCAGGAAGTGCGCCAACTCATCAGCGAGGCGCGGAAAAAGGACCCGATGCTCAAGTCGGCCCTGGAGATGAGCGTCGAGCTTGAGATGGAAGTCGCCAAGATGGTCGGCGGGACGATGTCCTGGACGCGGGTCAAGGAGGAGGCGGAAAAGCTTCTGGAGATCAACGCGCAAAGCCCGGCCGGCAAGGCGGCCTACGGCATCGCGCTGGGGAATCTTCGCGGCGACGACGAGCGGATGGCGGAACAGGCGCGAACCGCGTTGCGTGAGGCCTGGAAGATCGACCCCGGCAACGCGTCGGTGGTGGAGGCGCTGGTCATCGGCGAGATCGGCTCAACGCTGGCGAAGGTGACGGAACGGGACCGCGAGGAGAGCCGGCGGCTGGTGCAGGAGGGGGATGCGATCATTTCGCAGAGTCTGGCCGCCGTCACGGACAAATCGACGAAGGACTACAGCGCCCTGAAGCGGATGGAGGGGCTGTACAAGACGCTGACCGCCACGCTGCCGGGGATGCGGGATGACGCGCGGCTTGCGGAAGGCTTGTCGTTGCTCGAACAGCTCGCGTCAACGGACACGGTGAGTTGTGACGCGGCCCTGACGCTGGCCAATCTGAAGCTCGGGATTTCGGGCGCGAACCTGCCGCGCGATGTGGAGGGCGCCGAGCGGGCCATCCGCGCCGCGATGGAGCGGTTTCCCAGGGACGGTCGCCCGTATCTGATGCTGGGACAGATCCTTCAGATGAAGCGGTCCACCGAGCAGGATCCCGCCAAGCGAATGGCCATGATGGAGGCCGAGGCAAAAGTCTTTCAGGACGGCCTCGCCAACGTGCCGCGGGCCAAGGCCTTTAAGAAGCAGATGGACAACTTTTACCGCGCGTTGTATTTCCGCGAGTTGACCACCCAGGAGCTTGACAAGAGCCAATTGCCTGGCGCGAGCGAGGCCGATCGCAAAGCGGCGCTGGCGGCCGCGGAGGAATGGATCAACAAGCTCAAGGCCGAAGAAGACCCCCAATCGCTCGTGGTGCGCACCCTGACAGCGGCCCTCCTCAATGCGCGTGGCGATTATGTGCGTGCAACGGCCGAGGCGGAAGCGGCCGACCGGCTTCTGGGGGCTGCCCAGGATTTGCAGCTTCAGTTGCTGTTGGCGGATTTGTATTTTCGGCAGCAGCAATGGGGCAACGCCCGCAAGTCGCTGGAGCGGGCGTTGGCCACGCGGCGCGACATGCCGTTGATCTATATCCGGCTGGCCCAGGCGCATCTGGCCATGAACGACGCGACGACCGCGATACAGTATTTGAAAGTCACCAAGCCGGATTCGGTGCGAACCGCCCTGGAGACGTCTCAATTCGCGACGCAATTGCGCGTGGAGGCGTATCGCCAGTTGAATCAAATCGCATTGGCGGAGGAAGAGAACAAAAAGCTGACGGATGTGGGGCCGGAGAGCAAGCTGCGCGAGGCGCAGTTGTTGATCACCGCCAAGCGTTACAAGGACGCGGAGGACAAGCTGAAGGAGATCCTGAAGACCAGTCCGCCCGATGTGAGCGCGGCGCGGATGCTGGTGCAGATGTATCGCGACACGGAGCGCGAGGCCGACGCGCGGAAATTGGTGGACGAACTGGTCCGGGCGAACCCGGACCTGCGTGTGTTTCAGGGGATGAAAATCGCCCTTTCCACCTCGGACGAGGCGACGCGCGACGCGGAGATGATCGCGTTTATCGAGGGCGAAAAGGACGCGCTCACGCGCGAGACGATGCTGGCGGATTTTTACCTGTCACGGCAGAAGTGGGCCGACGCGATGAAGCGGCTCGATGCGGCCGAGGCGATACAGCCCAATAATCCCGGCGTCATCGATCGCCAGTTCCGCGCGGCCGTTCTCGCCGAGGACTGGGACCGCGCCAACAAGTACGTGTTGAAAGACGGCGAGCTCAATCTTGACGGCTCGGGCGGTCGCATTGCGCAGGGCCGCCTGGCGCTGGCGCGCGGCGAGACAGAGAAGGCGGTGGAGTTGATGCGCGCCGGCTTGGCGGCATTCCCCAGCAACAGCATGGGCTGGACCTTCCTGGCAGAGGCGTATATCGCGATGGGGAATCGGTCCGAAGCGCGAACGGCCCTGGCCCGCGCGCTGGAAGTGAACCCGACCAACGGATTTGCGAACCGGGCCATGGCGGAGTTGGCCCTGCGCGAGGGCGATGAAAAAACCGCCGAGAAGTATCTCGAGGCGGCGTCGCGTGTGATGCAGGACGAGCCGTGGGTCAAGCGCCAGGTTCAGATCATGAAAGAGCGGGACAATCCCGAACAGGGAATTGCCTCCCGCGAGCGCGTTCGCAAGGAAGACCCCAGGAACCTGGAGAACCTGGTGCTGCTGGCGCGATTGTACGCCAGCCCGAAGGTGGCGCAGTTTGACAAAGCGACCGAGGTCTATCGCGAGGCGCTGGAAGTGTCCAAGAACGATCTGTCGCTGGCGAGGGAGTTCGCGGCGTTTCTGGGCCGGGAGGACGTGAATCGCCCCGCCGAAGGCGACGCGCTGCTGGTCGGGCTGCTCCGCAATGCGGAGGGCGACCGGCCGCTGCAAGCGAAGATCTCCGTGGCGCTGGGTCAATTTTGCGAGTCCCAGAAGCAGTTCGCGACGGCGGACCGCCATTTCCGATTCGCGGTGGAGTGGGATCCTTCGCCGCCGATTTTGAACGCATGCGGCGAGTTCTACGCGCGGACCAATCGGCACAAGGAGGCAGCCGAGTATTACAAGCGTCTGTGTGATGTGGCCAAGGACGATGCGCGCGTCTTGCAGGAAACACGAGGCCGGCTCTGTGCGCTGTATCTTGCCATGGGCGATCTCGACGAGGCCAAGGTCAACATTGACGACTATGTAAAGCAGTACCCCAACGAAGCGCAGGGCTTGATTTACCTGGGCGCGTACCATCGCATCGGCGGCGACATTCAGAAGGCCAAAGAGGCGTTTGATCGGCTGCTGGAGAAACAACCGGACAACGCGACCGCGCTGTGGCAGCGCGGGCAACTCAACATGCTTCAGGGTCGATGGCAGCCCGCGATGGACGACCTGCTAAAGGCCAAGGCTTACAGCCCGCGGGAGTTCTTCTACCAGCATCGGATCATGCTGGCGAACGTGTTGCTGGAGATGGACCAGGGGGCCGCGGCCATCACCGAACTGAAATCCATTCTTTCGGATGATCCGGGCAACGAGCTGGCGATCCAGGCGCTGGTGGACGCCTACTGCACGATGCGCCCGCCGCGCTTCCAGGAAGCAGAGAATCTACTGCTAACGGTGATGCGCGAGCAGCCCAAAGAGTACCAGTGGCCGATGCTGCTGGGCCGCGTGGCAGAGCGCGAAGCCGCTGGCAAGTCCCCCGAAGAGATCCGGGAAGGCGCGAGGAAGGCGGCGAAGGCCTATGAGCAGGCGGCGGAGCTGTCACGATACCGCGCCGAGACGGTGAGCGCGCTGTTCCGCGTATGCAAGCATGCCGACAATCCCCAGGCGATTATTTCATACGCGGATTCGAAGTTGTCAACGCGGCTGCTGATGTCCATGCCGCCGGAGTTGGCAATGGTGGGCTGGGCCTACAGCCGGGTGGGACAGCGTGAGCGGTGCCTGGAAAAGTTTGACCAGGCGATGTCGGCGGCGGGTCAGGACTTCATCGTGTATAGCAAGGTGGTCAACGAAATGATCGGTGCCCTCGGCAAGGATGAAACGTTGAAGCGCGTGCGAGCACAAGCCGAGGCCAGCCCCGAGAACATCGACAAACAGAAGGCACTGGTTCACATGCTTCACGCGGACCAGAAGCCCGACGAGGCGATCGCCCTGTGTGACCGCATTTACAAGCAGGCGGTTCGAAACGAGGACAAGCTCTTCGCCCTGGTCGGCGCCGGCATGCTGCTGGAGCAACTCAAGCGGTACGACGAAGCCAAAACGAAATACGAAGAAGCGCTGAAGATCGATTCGAACGAGCCGACCGCGCTGAACAACCTGGCGTACCTGCTTGCGGACCGGATGAAGAAACCGGCCGAGGCGCTGCCCTATGCGGAACAAGCCAACCGCCTGCATCGACGGTCAAACGCCAATGTTCTGGATACCCTGGGTTGGATTCAGGCCGAGATGGGGCGGTTGCGGGAGGCGGCCGGCACCTTGCTCCGCGCTTTGGAGATCGATCGCGACAACATCGCGGCCCAATACCATTTGGGCGTCATTCACAAGCGGCTGGGTGAGCGCGAAGAGGCGATTGCCCGGCTGAAGTCCGCCAGGAAGGCCATCGAAAACCAGCGCAGCGACACCTTTGCCAAGGAGGTCGAGGCGGAATTGCGCGAACTGGAGGGTGGGACCGGTTCGTAG
- a CDS encoding polysaccharide biosynthesis tyrosine autokinase codes for MTTLTAANPIYGGRSAPMAPARPSAPGGSGLTGADAWRIIRQRLVMIIILWVLSIGATIGGTILWAKYYPTYRAEALIWVESIDPIDITRPLARESHIQEDVVTRMLQDQAMLVTSATVLIKAIEDPKLRATQWWREAQEKAARKGDDEVELLRDILTSTPIRDTNYIQVTASWRNAEDVKEIVNAVVRRYESTIHELQRGSMKEQADSIDKELQAAQKRYEALIRQKEEFRRSQEFSARSGQEVDERVMTLTALETELEMETTQREAQYDALRGARAEDLPITEDIQALLDADASLIQLEARVQELDQILASARERYGANHRTIKDLEANRAAAVERLISETNTKALRFKTQQLEMVRRMALEARDQLMSIRQTKKEAMDAQKDREAKLNDYERIEEKAKLEDAQVKQLTERKNQLELAANQRKTVRIEIRQEARTPKRMSAPKFELVIPAGCILGLAASIGLAFLLDMTDKSVRTPRDVLRQQIPVLGTIPTTEDDEIEIERPETAVLDAPHSIVAEAFKNLRANLFFSAPAEQQSTILVTSPSGGNGKTTVASNLAIAIALTGRRVLLIDANFRRAGLPRIFSGMRADGLSNILIGQGHLDDYVTASSVPGLDLVSAGPIPPNPAELLGSSYLRDMLLEARARYDQIILDGPPVLLVSDAIVLSGAVDGVILVCQYRATSRGALQRSQSQLDAVNANIYGAVLNRVESRAGGYFRKNYREFYQYSEPDEDAADRPKLDAAGAVAAATQVPGEDSAASLGMEAGEGGVSIAQQATADSELGLGEDATAATGSDALDREIASLGADLESGANLSGDSELGLSLDEPGDEDKPGDEPNPAR; via the coding sequence ATGACCACGCTCACCGCCGCCAATCCGATTTATGGTGGCCGCTCCGCTCCAATGGCCCCCGCTCGCCCGAGCGCGCCGGGCGGCTCCGGTCTGACCGGAGCCGATGCCTGGCGAATCATTCGCCAGCGCCTTGTGATGATCATCATTCTCTGGGTGCTCTCGATCGGTGCAACCATCGGCGGGACGATCCTGTGGGCGAAGTACTATCCGACCTATCGTGCGGAAGCCCTGATCTGGGTGGAATCGATTGACCCCATCGACATCACCCGGCCGCTGGCGCGCGAATCACACATCCAGGAGGACGTGGTGACCCGCATGCTCCAGGATCAGGCGATGCTGGTCACCAGCGCGACGGTCCTGATCAAGGCGATCGAGGATCCCAAGCTGCGCGCGACCCAGTGGTGGCGCGAGGCGCAGGAGAAGGCGGCACGCAAGGGGGACGACGAAGTTGAGCTGCTGCGCGACATCCTCACGTCCACGCCGATTCGCGACACCAACTACATCCAGGTGACGGCATCGTGGCGCAACGCCGAAGACGTCAAGGAGATCGTGAACGCGGTCGTGCGCCGGTATGAGTCGACGATCCACGAGTTGCAGCGCGGCTCGATGAAGGAGCAGGCGGACTCCATTGATAAAGAGCTTCAGGCGGCACAGAAGCGATACGAGGCCCTGATTCGCCAGAAGGAGGAATTCCGGCGGTCGCAGGAGTTCTCGGCGCGGAGCGGCCAGGAGGTTGACGAGCGCGTCATGACCTTGACCGCGCTGGAGACCGAACTGGAAATGGAGACCACCCAGCGCGAAGCGCAGTACGACGCGCTGCGGGGCGCGCGGGCGGAGGATCTTCCCATCACGGAAGATATCCAGGCGCTGCTGGACGCTGACGCGAGCCTGATCCAGTTGGAGGCGCGCGTCCAGGAGCTGGACCAGATTCTGGCCTCCGCGCGCGAGCGCTACGGCGCGAATCATCGGACGATCAAGGATTTGGAGGCAAACCGGGCGGCGGCCGTCGAGCGCCTGATCAGCGAGACGAATACCAAGGCACTGCGGTTCAAGACGCAGCAATTGGAAATGGTCCGCCGCATGGCACTGGAAGCGCGCGACCAGTTGATGAGCATCCGGCAGACCAAGAAGGAAGCCATGGATGCCCAGAAGGATCGGGAAGCCAAGCTCAACGATTACGAACGGATAGAAGAAAAGGCGAAGCTGGAAGATGCGCAGGTCAAGCAGTTGACCGAGCGCAAAAACCAGCTTGAGCTGGCCGCCAATCAGCGCAAGACCGTCCGCATCGAAATCCGCCAGGAGGCGCGCACGCCGAAACGCATGTCGGCCCCGAAGTTTGAGCTGGTCATTCCTGCCGGCTGCATTCTCGGGCTGGCCGCAAGCATCGGCCTGGCGTTCCTGCTGGACATGACGGATAAGTCCGTGCGCACTCCGCGCGACGTGCTGCGCCAGCAGATCCCGGTTCTGGGCACCATCCCGACGACCGAAGACGACGAAATCGAAATCGAGCGGCCCGAGACGGCCGTGCTCGACGCCCCCCATTCGATCGTGGCGGAGGCGTTCAAGAATCTTCGAGCCAACCTGTTCTTCAGCGCGCCGGCCGAGCAGCAGAGCACGATCCTGGTGACCAGTCCGAGCGGCGGCAACGGAAAAACGACGGTCGCTTCGAATCTTGCGATTGCCATTGCGTTAACCGGGCGCCGCGTGCTCTTGATCGATGCGAATTTCCGCCGCGCAGGCCTGCCGCGCATCTTTTCCGGCATGCGTGCCGACGGCTTAAGCAACATCCTGATCGGCCAGGGGCACTTGGACGATTATGTGACGGCCTCGTCGGTTCCCGGCCTGGATCTCGTCAGTGCCGGGCCGATCCCGCCGAACCCCGCGGAGTTGCTCGGAAGCAGCTATCTGCGCGACATGTTGCTGGAAGCGCGAGCGCGGTACGACCAGATCATTTTGGACGGCCCGCCGGTGTTGCTGGTCAGCGATGCGATCGTGCTGTCGGGCGCGGTCGACGGCGTCATTCTGGTGTGTCAGTATCGTGCCACATCGCGCGGCGCGCTGCAACGCTCGCAGTCGCAATTGGATGCCGTGAACGCGAACATCTACGGTGCCGTGCTCAATCGCGTCGAATCGCGGGCCGGCGGCTACTTCCGAAAGAACTACCGCGAGTTCTACCAGTACAGCGAGCCGGACGAAGACGCCGCGGATCGCCCCAAGCTGGACGCCGCCGGCGCGGTCGCCGCAGCAACACAAGTGCCGGGGGAGGACTCCGCGGCGTCGCTTGGCATGGAGGCCGGCGAAGGCGGCGTTTCCATCGCGCAGCAGGCTACGGCGGATTCCGAACTGGGTCTCGGCGAGGACGCAACGGCTGCGACCGGCAGCGACGCACTGGACCGGGAGATCGCCAGCCTCGGCGCGGACCTTGAAAGCGGCGCGAACCTTTCCGGCGATTCAGAACTCGGCCTATCGCTCGATGAGCCGGGCGATGAAGACAAACCCGGCGACGAGCCGAACCCCGCGCGATAG
- a CDS encoding KpsF/GutQ family sugar-phosphate isomerase → MKDSIQLARQIINEQSDALRALADCVGEPLQRAVELIRAAPDPTIVTGIGKSGLIARKIAATLASTGTPAMFMHPVEGVHGDLGAVGAKSVLIALSKSGHTEELVKFVGHFRRVGGHVISICESPAGGQKSPLVELSEIVLALPVRPEAGPLALAPTTSTLMMLSLGDALAMALLDARGFDEAAFARFHPEGSLGRKLLLRAADLMHGGSEMPRVESNVSFNHLLMEMTGKRLGMTCVVDAGGKLIGVFTDGDLRRLLMRCESPGKLSAHEAWRQSRRDPNETPVKCSTVPPSMLAVDCLRIMRESEITVLVVSEDGDRPTGIIRLQDLVRAGLG, encoded by the coding sequence GTGAAAGACTCCATCCAACTCGCCCGGCAGATCATCAACGAGCAATCCGACGCGCTTCGCGCACTGGCGGATTGCGTCGGCGAGCCGCTGCAACGCGCCGTGGAGCTCATCCGCGCGGCCCCCGACCCGACGATCGTGACCGGCATCGGCAAGAGCGGGCTGATCGCGCGCAAGATCGCCGCGACACTGGCCAGCACCGGCACGCCGGCGATGTTCATGCATCCCGTGGAGGGGGTGCATGGCGACCTCGGCGCGGTCGGCGCGAAATCGGTGCTGATCGCGCTGTCCAAGAGCGGCCACACCGAGGAGCTGGTCAAGTTTGTCGGCCACTTCCGCCGCGTGGGTGGGCACGTCATCTCGATCTGCGAATCGCCGGCCGGCGGACAAAAATCGCCACTTGTAGAATTGTCAGAGATTGTGCTGGCGCTGCCGGTGCGGCCGGAGGCGGGGCCGCTGGCGCTCGCGCCGACCACGAGCACCTTGATGATGCTTTCGCTGGGCGATGCGCTGGCGATGGCGCTGCTGGACGCGCGCGGCTTTGATGAAGCGGCGTTCGCGAGGTTCCATCCTGAAGGCAGCCTCGGGCGAAAGCTCTTGTTGCGGGCGGCCGACCTGATGCACGGCGGCAGCGAGATGCCGCGCGTTGAGTCAAACGTCTCATTCAACCATTTGCTGATGGAGATGACCGGCAAGCGGCTGGGCATGACGTGCGTCGTCGACGCAGGCGGCAAGCTGATCGGCGTGTTCACCGACGGCGACCTTCGACGCCTGCTCATGCGGTGCGAATCGCCCGGCAAGCTGTCCGCGCACGAAGCATGGCGGCAAAGCCGGCGCGATCCGAACGAGACACCGGTCAAATGCTCGACCGTGCCGCCGTCGATGCTGGCCGTCGATTGCCTGCGCATCATGCGCGAGAGCGAAATTACCGTGCTGGTTGTTTCGGAAGATGGCGACAGGCCCACAGGGATCATTCGGTTGCAGGATCTCGTCCGCGCGGGGTTGGGTTAG
- a CDS encoding HNH endonuclease, producing MVLKRDPVCRACGRAASTDVDHILPKRAGGPDTLENLQGLCGPCHSRKTASGR from the coding sequence GTGGTCCTCAAACGCGATCCGGTCTGCCGCGCCTGCGGCAGGGCGGCGTCCACCGATGTCGATCACATCCTCCCCAAGCGCGCGGGCGGGCCGGACACGCTGGAGAACCTCCAGGGCCTCTGCGGGCCGTGCCACAGCCGCAAGACGGCATCGGGCCGGTAG
- a CDS encoding DNA cytosine methyltransferase has protein sequence MVKPPYRVPSMAEIAAVPDSGYRAISLFAGCGGSCLGYRMAGIRVIWANEFIPAARETYAANHPGAVMDARDIRMIKPEEVLSAIGMRAGELDLLDGSPPCASFSTAGNRAEDWGKVKKYSDTQQRADDLFHEYARLLKGIQPKVFVAENVSGLVKGVAKGYYLEVLAALKACGYRVASRLLDAQWLGVPQARQRLIFIGVRNDLGMDPVFPKPLPYRYSVREALPWIVRGKYGANWRTADAPSPTVSASMARNPANNTQGLELVEAMRGGTRLIHDTRGNRPAKDFTDGPCPTITVGVDGCNSYHYQVVTPRESGELTAPHVESESDITGYAIGKEWDRLGAGQKGRYLNFIKPRIDRPCPTVTQTGGITGAASVVHPTERRKFSIAELKRLCGFPDDFQLTGSYAQQWERLGRAVPPVMMSHIARAVRDGILCKRK, from the coding sequence ATGGTGAAGCCGCCCTACCGCGTGCCGTCGATGGCCGAGATTGCGGCGGTGCCGGACAGCGGCTATCGCGCCATCTCGCTCTTCGCTGGCTGCGGCGGCAGTTGCCTCGGCTATCGGATGGCGGGCATTCGCGTGATCTGGGCCAACGAGTTCATTCCGGCCGCACGCGAGACTTACGCAGCCAACCATCCCGGCGCGGTGATGGATGCGCGCGACATTCGGATGATCAAGCCGGAGGAAGTGCTTTCGGCCATCGGCATGAGGGCGGGCGAGTTGGACCTGCTGGATGGCTCGCCGCCGTGTGCTTCGTTCAGCACGGCCGGCAACCGCGCGGAGGACTGGGGCAAGGTCAAGAAGTACAGCGACACCCAGCAGCGCGCCGATGACCTCTTCCACGAATACGCGCGCCTGCTCAAGGGGATCCAACCAAAGGTCTTCGTCGCCGAGAACGTCAGCGGGTTGGTGAAGGGAGTGGCCAAGGGCTACTACCTTGAAGTGCTCGCAGCGCTCAAAGCCTGCGGCTATCGCGTGGCGTCCCGCTTGCTCGATGCGCAGTGGCTGGGCGTGCCGCAGGCGCGCCAGCGGCTGATCTTCATCGGCGTGCGGAATGATTTGGGAATGGACCCCGTGTTCCCAAAACCGCTGCCCTATCGCTACAGCGTGCGCGAAGCGCTGCCGTGGATTGTGCGTGGCAAGTATGGCGCGAACTGGCGAACTGCCGATGCGCCCAGCCCGACCGTCTCGGCGTCGATGGCGCGGAATCCGGCGAACAACACGCAGGGGCTGGAACTGGTCGAGGCGATGCGCGGCGGTACGCGCCTGATCCACGACACGCGCGGCAACCGGCCGGCGAAGGACTTCACCGATGGGCCCTGCCCGACAATCACCGTCGGCGTCGATGGCTGCAACTCGTATCACTACCAGGTCGTCACGCCGCGCGAGTCAGGCGAACTCACCGCGCCGCACGTCGAATCCGAGAGCGACATCACCGGCTACGCCATCGGCAAGGAGTGGGATCGCCTCGGGGCGGGCCAGAAGGGGCGTTACCTCAACTTCATCAAGCCGCGCATCGACCGGCCGTGCCCGACCGTCACGCAGACCGGCGGCATCACCGGCGCTGCGAGCGTGGTCCATCCGACCGAGCGGCGCAAATTCAGCATCGCGGAGCTCAAGCGCCTCTGCGGCTTCCCGGATGACTTTCAATTGACCGGCAGCTACGCCCAGCAATGGGAGCGGCTCGGGCGGGCTGTGCCGCCGGTGATGATGTCTCACATTGCCCGAGCCGTCAGGGATGGAATCCTATGCAAACGGAAGTAA
- a CDS encoding methyltransferase domain-containing protein, giving the protein MQTEVIPITQAPPTTPRAFSDSNSTACATIEPSPTPEAPQRSDVNVPEAIDHVQADGRWSFNEEVARVFDDMLARSIPQYDVMRKAVFDVGCRYVQPGTAIVDLGCSRGEALAPFIDRFGALNRFLGVEVSAPMLAACRHRFKGYIDCGVVDIRDLDLRKSYPPVAASLTLCVLTLQFIPIEHRARVLRDMYDRTVKGGAVILVEKVLGSSAGVDGLLTEEYYRLKAAHGYSCEEIERKKAALEGVLVPVAAKWNEDLLHSAGFGQVECFWRWMNFAAWVAVK; this is encoded by the coding sequence ATGCAAACGGAAGTAATTCCTATCACACAAGCGCCCCCAACGACTCCGCGCGCGTTCAGCGACAGCAACTCGACCGCGTGCGCCACGATAGAGCCATCGCCAACACCCGAAGCGCCGCAGCGCAGCGACGTCAACGTGCCCGAGGCGATTGACCACGTTCAAGCTGACGGCCGCTGGTCGTTTAACGAGGAAGTCGCCCGCGTCTTTGATGACATGCTGGCCCGGTCGATTCCGCAGTATGACGTCATGCGCAAGGCCGTGTTCGATGTCGGCTGCCGGTATGTCCAACCGGGGACGGCCATCGTGGACCTGGGCTGTTCGCGCGGGGAAGCGCTCGCGCCGTTCATCGACCGGTTCGGGGCGCTGAACCGGTTCCTCGGCGTCGAGGTCTCGGCCCCGATGCTGGCGGCCTGCCGCCATCGGTTCAAGGGCTACATCGACTGCGGGGTGGTGGACATCCGTGACCTGGACCTTCGCAAGAGCTATCCACCGGTCGCCGCGAGCCTGACGTTGTGCGTGCTCACGCTCCAGTTCATTCCCATCGAGCATCGTGCGCGCGTGCTGCGCGACATGTATGACCGGACGGTCAAGGGTGGGGCGGTGATCCTCGTCGAGAAGGTGCTCGGCTCCTCGGCCGGGGTCGATGGCCTGTTGACTGAGGAGTATTACCGTCTCAAGGCCGCGCACGGCTATTCGTGCGAGGAGATCGAACGCAAGAAGGCGGCGCTGGAGGGCGTGCTGGTGCCGGTGGCTGCCAAGTGGAACGAAGACCTGCTCCACAGCGCGGGCTTCGGTCAGGTCGAGTGCTTCTGGCGGTGGATGAACTTCGCGGCGTGGGTGGCGGTGAAGTGA
- a CDS encoding phage terminase small subunit P27 family: protein MRGRKPIPTAIKRARGNPGKRPLNDNEPQPARAIPLCPEFLDEAARGEWQRVTVLLDRSGILSEIDGTLLAGYCQAYSRWQYAERQLQKYGPVVLSPDKKFPLPSPYLAIANKALEQMHKFCVEYGMTPSSRSRVTTVPRRVSNPEDPKNRFFPT, encoded by the coding sequence ATGCGCGGCCGCAAACCCATCCCGACGGCGATCAAGCGGGCGCGCGGCAATCCCGGCAAGCGGCCGCTGAACGACAACGAGCCCCAGCCAGCGCGGGCGATCCCGTTGTGTCCGGAGTTCCTCGATGAGGCGGCGCGCGGCGAGTGGCAGCGCGTGACGGTGCTGCTGGACCGAAGTGGCATCTTGAGCGAGATCGACGGAACTTTGCTCGCGGGTTACTGCCAGGCCTACAGCCGATGGCAGTACGCCGAGCGGCAGTTGCAGAAGTACGGGCCGGTGGTGCTCTCGCCGGACAAAAAGTTCCCGCTGCCCAGCCCGTACCTTGCGATCGCTAACAAGGCGCTGGAGCAGATGCACAAGTTCTGCGTCGAGTACGGCATGACGCCCAGCAGCCGCAGCCGGGTCACGACCGTCCCGCGGCGCGTGAGCAATCCGGAGGATCCGAAGAATCGGTTCTTTCCGACGTGA